The segment tcatttaagagactgctgggcatgcatatggtcacagaaattttagggtgcatacatgaggatcaatggtcggcacaacatcgtgggctgaagggcctgttctgtgctgtactgttctatgtcctatgttctatgttctatgttctaaagcataTTAAAGTTCATGAACAAAAACATCCAGAAAGTGACATTTAGCCAATttttctggaattcagccctGTGTCTATATTTTATGTGCTATAAATTTGTGAATCATGAATAGAAAATAGCACATTTTAATTGAAAAGTGCTGTATTTGTACACAGAAAATGAGTAATAAAGTCAACTTCCTGTTTtgacttattttaaaatgtttctttagGTCAAACCAACATCAGCTTCAGCACTAATTTTACTGTGCTTCCTCTTTCTACTCAAAATTGTTTTACCACTCACACCCAGCTGGATTCCCAGAAGCCTTCCATGTGATGTGAGTTTACAGAATAATGGCTACTCTATTCAAGTAGACTGCAGAAACAGCCGGCTTCGAAGCATACCAGCAAACATTCCTGCAAATGCAACAAGTCTAAATCTGGCAAATAATCAGATTTCAAATATTTCCAGTTACTATTTCTCCAACTTACAAAACCTAACCAAGCTAGATTTGAGTCAGAATGTTTCACCTGGGAAGAACATGAATATTGCAGAGGACAGCTTCTCCTCTCTGATAAAACTGCAAGAATTATACCTGAATCAAAACCAGCTTAAACGAATCCCAAAGAAACTCTCATTTAGTTTACAACTGCTCAGCCTCAAAGGCAATAAGATTCTTAATATAACAAAAGAGGATCTACCCAATCTGTCAAACATAGAAATACTTCACTTGTCGCAAAATTGTTACTATCACAATCCCTGCAATGTGTCCAACTATATACATGATGGAGCATTTTCAAGTGGCAACAAACTGAAAAATCTATCACTTGGCTCAAATAATTTAACTACTGTTCCTCGAAACTTGCCAGAAACGCTAATTTCATTAAATCTCAATAAAAACAAGATTCAATTTATAAACCCTGATCATTTTGAACATCTGATTGGTCTGGAATACCTTGACTTATCTGAAAACTGCCCCAGATGTTTTAATGCTCCTTTCCCATGTGAACCCTGCCCGGGAGATAAGTCCATTcacatccatccagatgcttttcaaaGGCTTCCAAAGTTACAGACATTAATTCTTTCCAGCAACAGCCTCCGTAAAATACAAAGTAGCTGGTTTCAGAATTGTACAAGCTTGAAGGTTTTATATCTTCAAATGAATTTCTTGATTGATGAAATTGCTACTGGAGACTTTTTAAACCACCTACCCAGGCTGGAAAAAATTGACTTGTCATTCAACTATAAAATAGCTCATTATTTCAATAATATCAATCTTTCAAAAAATTTTTCTAAATTAGTCTCTTTGAGAGAATTATATATTAAAGGTTATGTTTTCAAAGAACTTGATTACCAGGATCTAAAACCATTGTTCCTTCTCCACAATCTTACCATTCTCAATCTTGGAACAAATTTCATTAAACAGGCAAACTTAACgatcttcaaaaatctcaaatcGCTAAAGATAATAGATCTTTCAGAAAATAGAATATCACCTCCATCAGTCAACAGAAATCTTCTACATGATTCTACATATAAAGGTAAATACCTCCCGTATGTGGAATCAAGATTACAAGAATCAAATTTACTACCTGGCCATAGCCACCTTGGACATGAATCTCTTAATGATGATGGTGACTATATCTTTGGGCCAAACATGAAGAGGGATTGTGATTCATATGGGATGACATTGGATTTGAGTTTGAATAGTATTTTCTTCATcagcccaaaactgttcattgGCCTTGAGAAAATAAGGTGCCTGAATTTGTCATCAAATGCAATTGGGCAAGCTTTAAATGGGACTGAGTTTGCATCCTTGtcaaatttgaaatatttagaTCTTTCTTATAATCGACTTGATCCAGCTTATGATAACGCTTTTCAAGAACTGTGGCAACTGGAAGTGTTGGACTTAAGCAACAACCAGCATTATTTTGTTGTCGAGGGTGTGACACATAAAATGGGATTTATTGAAAAccttaaatatttgaaaaagttAAATTTAGGCAACAATGCCATCTTCACCCTAACAGAAAATAGATTGAACAGTGCCTCTTTGGAACTTTTGAAATTCCAAGGAAATCGGCTGGATATTTTGTGGAAAAGGGAGGATTATAGATATACAAGCTTATTTAAAAATCTAATAAATTTGACCCATCTCGATTTATCATACAACAAACTTGAGTACATCCCATCTGAAATTTATGAAAATTTACCGTATAATTTATCATATTTGTCTTTGAGACACAACAAATTACATAAGTTTAGCTGGCCACAACTTCGCTTTTTGAAGAACCTGCTGACTTTAGACCTGAGCTATAATGACTTAACTATTGCCCCTGATAGGCTGTACAATAGCACCAAGTCCCTCCAAAAACTGTTGCTGAAACGAAATAGAATCTCTCAACTCCCCATAAGTTTCTTTACATCAGCAAACAGAGTTAAGTATCTTGATTTAAGTTATAATAAAATTCAAAAGTTACAGCAGACAGTTTTTTCAACAAATGAACGACTTTTCCTGGAAGTTCTGATTTTAAAGGGGAACCCATTTTCTTGCATTTGTGAACTTGTGCCATTTATTGCCTGGATTAATACATGTGACCTGGACATTCCTCAGCTGGCCACTGATGTTACCTGTGGATCGCCTGAGAGTCAACGAGGACAGAGCATTATTCTCCTTGATCAGCACACATGTGCAATGGATGATGTTGCAGCTTCACTAAGTTTGGCTTCTGCCATCATCATTTTTTGCACCATGTTTATAGCAGTGACCCATCATTTGTTTTACTGGGATGTATGGTACTTGTACAATTTCTGTGCTTCTAGATTGAAACAGTATCAGTGTCACACATTTAAAGTGCAGAACTGCTCCTACGATGCGTTTGTTGCTTATGACACTTCAGATCTTGCTGTGACAGACTGGATTGTCAATGAATTATTGGTTCATTTGGAAGATAAAGGTGAAAGGCAACTTTGCCTCTGTTTGGAAGAGAGAGATTGGGAATTAGGAATGCCTGTTGTTGAGAATCTTTCTCAAAGCATACACAAGAGCAAAAAGACTGTGTTCGTGCTTACAAGGAGATATGTCAAGACTGGAAGTTTCAAAACAGCCTTTTATATGGCTCATCAAAGATTAATGGATAAAAATGAAGATGTAATCGTGCTGATCCTACTGGAACCTGTTTTAATAAACTCAAAGTATCTGAAATTAAGGAAGAGGTTATGTCGCAGCTCAGTGTTATATTGGCCTAAAAATCCTAATTCTGAAGATTTTTTCTGGCAATGCTTAAGAAACGCAATAGCAGCAAACAATAACTCAAGCTACAATACAATTGCAGAATTCAGTTGAATCCAATTAAGCCATTTTTTATTTGCATGATGCACAATAGGTGATCAGGTAGGCTACAAAGTCCAATGTATTTTCTTGGCCATCCATCCTCAACTACGTCTTGACCACTTAAGCTTAACTGTAACTGCCTTTCAAGTTATTATGGAACTAAGCTAAACTGAAGATAAAGAATAAGTCTAAAATTCTCATCTCCCTTTCTGATAATAAACTGTCAATTTTTTTCCTCTAGCTGCCACTGTCATTCGAAGGTGCTCAGGAACTTCTTTCAATGtgcttaaaattaaaacatttctcTCCCATGGGCACTGCCCAAGCCACTACTCCATCTGATCACTCTCGATGTGCATATTGCACATTTTCACACTCAACCTCCCATCATCGCTAATTCCTCTTCACTTTGACTCTAAACTTCACATTTTCAGTACCATGCCTGTAACATCAGCAACTTCACACTTTTGATTTAAATGTTCTTCCAGATCTTCCATCATCAAATTACAATTCACATTACCAAACATTACCCCCCTGCATTATTCGCCTTTTCTCTAAATTACTCTCTCTGTTACTGCAACATTAATTCCACCTTCTTCAacttacctctgtttctctcctggtTCTTCATATTAGGTGACCTCTTCTCTCCTGGCTGCATTTTCATTTATAGTATCCTTGCTACCCTCTTCATCATTTGCATCCAGATTCTTAGAGACATCAATGGGAGCATGAAATCAGTTTCCACATGCATGTCAGAGATGCTTGTTATTTTATGTTTAGTATTTCCATCAATGATGCCGCATTGTCCAGCAACTATCCTGCACAAAATTCTGAATGAGCCATAACTAGCAGTAGTTTGATGTCAGCAGCAGTAAAACTAAAGAGATATTTCATAGAGATTCCCAAAGCAGCTATGATTCATGTTGATTCCATTGATCACCCCAGCATTCATCATAGACTGAATGTTTTTGTATAGGATTTTATTTTGGATACTATTTGCGGCTCCCACTTCCACATTCCAATGTAAGTAAGACTGCTATCTTTCCTCCTTCAAATTAGTCGCCGATTTCTGCTCCTGCCAGTCAATAAATTTAAGTTCCTAACTCTGTCATCTTCACCCTAGGTTCTTCCAATACACTTCTTGCTGTCCTTCATGCCTTCCCATCTCATACACTTTGTCACTTCTTTTTAATAGGTGTCTCTGGCCCATGTCTCCACTCTTTAACAGATAACAATAGAGGAAACAATATAATAACTCATACACTATAATGGCCATCAACACTTTTAAGCTCTGGCTATTATTCTGTAAGGTGAGGCAAAATTATATTCATAATGTGTTGTTAATTTAAAATAGTTAAGTATGCACTGCTTCTGAAAATACATCCATTCTTTTGTTTAAGAGAAGTGTTCTGTTTATTATTCACAGCAAGGTCACTGTGCTGCTTTGTTTACTTGATGTTGCCTTAATAAACTACTTTTGCCTTTTTCTAAGATGTCAAAAGTTTCACTTGAATTTAATGATAAGAAAGCAGATCTGGTCAGGTCCTGATGTTCATGGTGATGACTGGCACGGCTTTTATGTCAAACAAAGATAATCAGTGCCCACTGGTGGTCTGTAGGGCTAATAACAAGGCTGTTTCCAGGACCAACTTATTCCTGTATCTATCAAAGCAATGATAGTTTCTAAACAAACTCTTCATGCATGTTATTAGACATCCTAGTAGCAGATGGGACTTGACCCCAGATCCCCTGGCTCAAAGTTAGGGACACCCATTACTACATTGCAAGCacccccaccactgaagtaatgATTGGTGTAACTTAATGTAGACCAGATGTGATCTATGGGTAGGGAAGGAAAGTAACCTCGCAAAAGTGCATTCTGACTGAACACTGCAGGGACAGTCAGGCAAGTGTCAGGGCCACACTTCATTTTCATCTACGTTCACTCTGCAGTGTAGATTTTTATGATAATATAAAATGAGAGAAAATTGTCAGCAGCCCAGTTTACATTTctactgatttttattttcactgaAGTGATGTAATGTCATATTTTCATTCACAGGTGAGGAGCATTGATTAGCTCCTGTCGATATTAACCTCTCTCAGTCGATTGCAGCAAATATTTTAGTTTTGCACATAACTATCACACTTCAATCAAAACTTGGTTAAACAGGTGAAATTGAAGGTGACAATTCTAAGGTTTTCTTGAGTAAAAGGGGGAAAAAAGGTGAcatcaaacaaacaaacatcaatGGATTGGTGGAGATGTTAAGGTCACAACAAAAAGTTAAGGGCAGTTGAAGTTCAAAGTTTTTTGAGCTGTTAAGACAATATGTTAGAACACTCAGTACAGCCTCTTTAGCTGTTGTCTTGTTTCTCCAGCTGTGGAGTTTGTTGATCTTGTGTTCTAACTAAACAGTTATTATTTCATACCGCTTTATCACCGAGTGTTGGAGATAAAAAATGCAATATTGTCCTAATGGGCTTCCTGGCTTGCTGTCAACCTATGATTATTATCATGAGGCTTTTGCTGCAGTCATCTGACTTACAGTCAGTTCAATGAAGAAACAgtacaaacaaattgttgccctTCGAACTTGTAACTTCATGTCAGAGTGGAACTAAGGTTGAATGTTGAAGTGCTGTATTGAAGCAAACCTAATAAACGAGGAACACAGAATATTCAGAGCCACTGACGACACAATAAATCACAGAAAAGGAATAAAGAAGCAGGCCACTGCTGATAGCACTGGATGAAAAATAATGGCTGCAAATTTTCCTTCTTCTGGCACTGGCTGGAATGAAAGGTGACGTGAAACAAAACTATAAGTTTTTTCTTTCACTATGAAACTGAGATAGTAACAATTAACAAATTAAAGCAGCTACAAGTAGCCACACATTTATCAATGCGAGGGAGAAATTATTTCAAAGTGTATTTTACCCCAAATCTCtctgaagaacaaaaaaaaacaagctgcagAAGACACACCAAGCTGCAGATTGAAACCCAAGTGAATGTAACTTATGAAAGATGTGTGTTCAATattagggtaacaaagtgtggagctggacaaacacagcaggccaagcagcatctcaggagcacaaaagctgacgtttcgggccgagacccttcatcagagagggggatggagtgagggttctggaataaatagggagagagggggaggcggaccgaagatggagagaaaagaagataggtaatgaggagagtataggtggggaggtacggaggggataggtcagtccagggaagacagacaggtcaaggaggtgggatgaggttagtaggaaggaaatggaggtgcggcttgaggtgggaggaagggatgggtgagaggaagaacaggttagggaggcggagacaggctgggctggttctgggatgcagtggggggaggggatgagctgggctggctttgtgatgcagtggggggaggggaagaaatgggctggttttgggatgtggtgggcgaaggggagattttgaagcttgtgcagtccacattgataccattgggctgcagggttcccaagtggaatatgagttgctgttcttgcaacattcgggcggcatcattgtggcactgcaggaggcccatgatggacatgtcatctgaggaatgggagggggagtggaaatggtttgcgactggggggtgcagttgtttgttgcgaaccgagcggaggtgttctgcaaagcggtcgccaagcctccgcttggtttccccaatgtagaggaagccacaccgggtacaatggatacaatataccacattggcagatgtgcaggtgaacatctgcttgatgtggcaaatcatcttggggcctgggataggggtgagggaggaggtgtgggagcaagcgtagcacttcctgtggttgcaggggaaggtgccgggtgtggtggggttggagatgagtgtggaccggacaagggagttgcggagagagtggtctctccggaaagcagacaagggtggggatggaaaaatggcttgggtggtgtggtcggattgtagatgacggaagtgtcagaggatgatgcgttgtatcctgaggttggtagggtggtatgtgagaatgagggggatcctctggggttggttgtggcaggggcggggtgtgaagaatgtgttgtgggaaatgtgggagacgcggtcaagtgtgttctcgaccactgcgggggtaaagttgtggtcctggaagaatgtggacatctgggatgtgcgggaatggaatgcctcatcctgggagcagatgcagcggaggtggaggaattgtgaataggggatggaatttttgcaagagggtgggtgggaggggaccaacaccttccatcccaagctcaagttcacctggaccatcttcaccacatccctcaccttcctggacctctcagtctccatctcaggtaaccagctagaaactgatgttcatttcaagcccgttgactcccacagctacaaactagaatacacctcctcccacccaccctccagcaaaaattccatcccctattcccaattactctGCCTCCGctccatctgctcccaggatgaggctttccactcccgcacatcccagatgtccacgttcttcaaggaccacaaatttccccctgcagtggtcgagattgcccttgaccgcatctcccgcatttcccacaacacatccctcacaccccgctcccgccacaagcGCCCCCAttggatacccctcgttctcacataccaccccaccaacctccggatgcaacgcatcatcctccgacacttccgccatcgacaatccccaccacccaagccatttttccatccccacccttgtctgctttccagagagaccactctctccgcaactcccttgtccggtccacactcacctccaaccccaccacacccggcaccttcccctgcaaccacaggaagtgctacacttgcccccacacctcctccctcacccctatcccaggcgccaagatgattttccatatcaagcagatgttcacctgcacatctgccaatgtggtatactgtatccattgcacccggtgtggcttcctctacatcggggaaaccaagcggaggcttggggaccactttgcagaacacctccactcggtttgcaacaaacaactgcacctcccagtcgtgagccattttaactcctcctcccattcctcagacgacatgtccattatgggcctcctgcagtgccacaatgatgccgcccgaaggttgcaggaacagcaactcatattccgcttgggaaccctgcagcccgatggtatcaatgttgacctcacaagcttcaaaatctccccttccccgactgcgtcccaaaaccagcccatttcttcctctccccccaccgcatcccaaaaccagcccagcctgtctccgcctccctaatctgtttttcctctcacctatcccttcctgccaccccaagccacacctccatttcctacctaccacctcatcctgcctccttgtcctgtccgtcttccctggactgacctatcccctccctacctccccacctatactctcctgtctccctatcttgttttctctccatcttcggtccgcctccctctttctccctatttattacagttccctctctccatccccctctctgatgaagggtctcggcccgaaacgtcagcttttgtgctcctgagatgctgcttggcctgctgtgttcatccagctccacactttgttatcttggattctacagcatctgcagttcccattatctctgttcaataTTAGGGTTTAGAGTGAAAAGGAGTTTATTCTTCAGTATGCACCTGCATTCACAGAATCCTGTAAATTTACACAACAAAAAGATCTAATTAAAGACAATATTGTATTCATGTTCCCTCCAATATTCTTTATGGTTGCCTGAGCCTCGAAGGTCC is part of the Stegostoma tigrinum isolate sSteTig4 chromosome 12, sSteTig4.hap1, whole genome shotgun sequence genome and harbors:
- the LOC132206004 gene encoding toll-like receptor 7; translated protein: MNIAEDSFSSLIKLQELYLNQNQLKRIPKKLSFSLQLLSLKGNKILNITKEDLPNLSNIEILHLSQNCYYHNPCNVSNYIHDGAFSSGNKLKNLSLGSNNLTTVPRNLPETLISLNLNKNKIQFINPDHFEHLIGLEYLDLSENCPRCFNAPFPCEPCPGDKSIHIHPDAFQRLPKLQTLILSSNSLRKIQSSWFQNCTSLKVLYLQMNFLIDEIATGDFLNHLPRLEKIDLSFNYKIAHYFNNINLSKNFSKLVSLRELYIKGYVFKELDYQDLKPLFLLHNLTILNLGTNFIKQANLTIFKNLKSLKIIDLSENRISPPSVNRNLLHDSTYKGKYLPYVESRLQESNLLPGHSHLGHESLNDDGDYIFGPNMKRDCDSYGMTLDLSLNSIFFISPKLFIGLEKIRCLNLSSNAIGQALNGTEFASLSNLKYLDLSYNRLDPAYDNAFQELWQLEVLDLSNNQHYFVVEGVTHKMGFIENLKYLKKLNLGNNAIFTLTENRLNSASLELLKFQGNRLDILWKREDYRYTSLFKNLINLTHLDLSYNKLEYIPSEIYENLPYNLSYLSLRHNKLHKFSWPQLRFLKNLLTLDLSYNDLTIAPDRLYNSTKSLQKLLLKRNRISQLPISFFTSANRVKYLDLSYNKIQKLQQTVFSTNERLFLEVLILKGNPFSCICELVPFIAWINTCDLDIPQLATDVTCGSPESQRGQSIILLDQHTCAMDDVAASLSLASAIIIFCTMFIAVTHHLFYWDVWYLYNFCASRLKQYQCHTFKVQNCSYDAFVAYDTSDLAVTDWIVNELLVHLEDKGERQLCLCLEERDWELGMPVVENLSQSIHKSKKTVFVLTRRYVKTGSFKTAFYMAHQRLMDKNEDVIVLILLEPVLINSKYLKLRKRLCRSSVLYWPKNPNSEDFFWQCLRNAIAANNNSSYNTIAEFS